Sequence from the Streptomyces sp. MMBL 11-1 genome:
GCCACCAGCCCCAACGGCGCCTTGAACTGGCGGCTTTCCCCTGATGAGACTGGAGATGCACGATGATGCGCCCCGCACAACCGGCCTCTGCGGCGGTCTCGGACGATGCCCTGTTCGGGCCCGAGGCCGCCGGGTACGCCCGCTACCGTCCCGGCGTACCGGATGCCGCGGTCCACCTCCTGGCCGCCACCCAGCACGGTGTGCCCGCCCCCGTCCTGCTGGACCTGGGGCCCGGCACCGGCCAGGTGCCCCGAGCGCTGCTTCCCGTCCTGCGCCGACTGGTTCACATCGACCTGGTCGACGTGAACGTGTCGATGCTGGATGCGGCCCGCGCCGTACTCGAACCGGTCCGCGGAGCGTGCACGGTCGACGTCTTCACCGGCGCCGCGCACACCTTCGCCCCCGCCGCGCCCGGTCGGGCGCCCACCCTGATCACCTGCTGCCGTTCCTTCCACTGGATGGCACGCCCGGAAGTCCTGTCCATGGCCGACCGGGTCGCCGCGCCGCACGCGGTTGTGGCGATCATGGTAGACGGCAGCCTCTGGACCCACGAGGCCGACTGGACGGCCGCCCTGCGGGAGCTGATCCAGAGCTACCTCGGCGAAGACCGGCGCGCGGGCACCCGCGGCACCTACGCCGAACCGAGCGACCGCTCCTACGAAGACGACCTGGCCGACTCGGCGTTCAGCGAGGTGACCGAGCACCACTTCCCCCTCTCCCGCGCCTGGAAGCCCGAGGACGTGATCGGCTACCTGCGCACCACCAGCTTCGCCCGCCCCACCCTGTTCGCCGACCGCCATCACGAGTTCGAGGCCGCCGCTCTCCATCTGCTCCAGAACCATGCCGACGGCGGCGTCCTGAAGGAGGACGCGGTGTTCACCGTGCTGCTCGCGCGCCGCTCCGGCGGCGCTGCGTGAGCGGCGCCCAGCGGCACACCGAGCCGCTCGACGTCCACCTGATCGCCGTACGCGACGGCGCGGATGGGCCGGAGGTACTCCTGTCCCGGCGGGCCGGTGGCGT
This genomic interval carries:
- a CDS encoding class I SAM-dependent methyltransferase, with the translated sequence MMRPAQPASAAVSDDALFGPEAAGYARYRPGVPDAAVHLLAATQHGVPAPVLLDLGPGTGQVPRALLPVLRRLVHIDLVDVNVSMLDAARAVLEPVRGACTVDVFTGAAHTFAPAAPGRAPTLITCCRSFHWMARPEVLSMADRVAAPHAVVAIMVDGSLWTHEADWTAALRELIQSYLGEDRRAGTRGTYAEPSDRSYEDDLADSAFSEVTEHHFPLSRAWKPEDVIGYLRTTSFARPTLFADRHHEFEAAALHLLQNHADGGVLKEDAVFTVLLARRSGGAA